The Bacteroidales bacterium genome window below encodes:
- the ruvA gene encoding Holliday junction branch migration protein RuvA, translated as MYDFLEGRLVELDPISATVQVGGIGYLVSISLNTYTALQPSLGTATMCKLYLHHVVREDAQLFYGFFEKQERSLFRLLITVSGVGAGTARMILSSLSPAELQKAISEGNANVLKNVKGIGLKTAQRIIVDLKDKIGAAIIAEDKFLISNNTSKEEALSALVNLGFTKASVEKILDKIIAANPSVTVENLIKEALKVGI; from the coding sequence ATGTACGATTTTCTAGAAGGCCGTTTAGTGGAATTAGATCCGATTTCAGCAACGGTACAGGTCGGTGGCATTGGATACCTGGTAAGCATTTCACTGAATACATATACTGCGCTACAACCTTCATTGGGAACGGCAACCATGTGTAAATTATATTTACATCACGTTGTACGAGAAGATGCTCAATTATTTTACGGATTCTTTGAGAAACAGGAACGTTCATTGTTTCGTTTACTGATCACTGTTTCAGGAGTGGGCGCCGGAACTGCACGTATGATCTTATCCTCTCTCTCTCCCGCTGAATTGCAGAAAGCTATTTCGGAAGGAAATGCGAATGTATTGAAAAATGTAAAAGGAATTGGCCTGAAAACGGCACAGAGGATTATTGTTGATCTGAAAGATAAAATCGGAGCAGCCATCATCGCGGAAGATAAATTTTTGATCTCAAACAATACTTCGAAGGAAGAAGCGTTATCTGCTTTAGTTAATTTAGGTTTCACGAAAGCATCCGTTGAAAAAATCCTCGATAAAATTATTGCCGCTAATCCTTCTGTAACAGTTGAAAACCTGATTAAAGAAGCTTTAAAAGTGGGCATATGA